The sequence below is a genomic window from Amia ocellicauda isolate fAmiCal2 chromosome 6, fAmiCal2.hap1, whole genome shotgun sequence.
taataatagtactgCATGgcataatattgcattttaatatgcTAGATTTTAGAAAAAATAgcattataatttgtattattcatattattggtGGTGTTGTGTTCAGTAGGTTCTCTGTTTTAGGAACAGCAGCAAGGCATTAGGTAATGTTTTTCCAGCAGAAAACAGTGCAGTGCCTAAATATTATTAGCCTGTTGACGTTACAGTTAGGCTCCAATAAAACACTGTTTACACAAGAATACATTCAGATAGTTTTTTCCTTTGTAAACAGTGTGTTAAATAAGCTGATTTTAAATTGTGTGCATTTCTTATCTACACATACAAAACTTAGTTAAGTCCCAAATACCAGGACTTTGAACCAACAAGTGCAAATACAGCAAATACCTTTTTCCTTTGTGTGCATTGTGTTTCTATACAAcccatattttaaatgttaaagagTTAAGTCCCACCTAGACTTGAGAACCAACCATTGCAGTAAGCTAGATTCCAAAAAACATAGGCTGTTCATTATGTACATTAAGATAGTGTTTTTCCTTTGTGTAGACTGTGTTATACAAGCCGTGTTTAAAATTGTGTACTTTCTATAGACAACGTAGTTAAGTCCCAAAAACCAGGACACGAGAACCAACCAGCACAAATATggtaattaggtaattaagtAAAATGTAAACACAAACATGTAGTTTAGATAATGTGTTTCCCCCTCGTGTACAGTGTCTTTCTATACAACTTGTGATAAAAATTTTGTGCATATTGAATCTACCCATACAAATCGTACTTAAGTCCCAAAACACAGGACTCAATTACCAAACAGCACAGTAATGAAGCTCCACGTGTTCACAAGAGCATGTACATTCAGATCATGCGTTCTTCCCTCCTGTACAGTGCATATAACCCGTGTTGAAAATTATGTGTATTTTGGATGTACCATACAAAACAGACCAAGTCTGAAAAACCAGGACTCAAGAACCAACCAGCACTCAGCCACAAGCATCTCCATGAGCACAGAAAAGACCCCAAAGTGAGATTTCCACACAGAGAAAGCATCTACACTAGACTCTCACGAGGAATGCTCCTGCTATCAGTTTAAATTCTAACTTATTGAATTGAAAGCCTTAAGAATGAATgtgaatcaattaaaaaaaaaaatctaaacatctTATCACAATGTCTTTAATACTGATCTTAACTTCTGTACAATACTTAGGATCAAAGTGAGCACTCTGGGTGATGGAATTGACTTTGGTATCAATAATTGGATTTGTAATTTGCACAAACCTTTTACAGTGGCACTCGATGTCATCACTAATAATGATCACTAATAATAAGAGCTAATAATTTTTCTTGCATAACCACTAACAGTCCTCGACctactgtattttaaatttacCTGCAATAAATCTGTTACCccttcactcactctctctgttaaaaacaaaacacccacccacacacaattaattttgtgtgtgggtgggtgtgtgtgcgtgtgtgtgtatttgaattATCTTATGGAGGTGGAGAAAGACCAAGGCCTGGACACAAACAAAACTTCCAGTTAGAAAATGattagggaaaaaataaaaatacctgCAGTCCCtggcataataataatggaataatgtatttttattttgttttattaaatgtatttttttgctgtgaatcataCCTCTCTTTTGGAATACAAAATGCATACTGAAGCtttattaaaagaaacaaaacacagaaaatgcTCCTTAAATCCTGACCTGCCTTCTCAAAATCAGTTTCGCATTACACAAGGTTTTCCTTTCCTGACAACATAAAGACTACATCAGAACAATCAACAATCAACAATCAATTAGTTATAAAAAAAAGACTGACATTAAGAAAAAAAGGGTTAAATTTAAAATCCAATTCAATAATAAATtcagaacaaaactacagtacaaaTAACATTCCAGGTATACCATTCAAGGTCAAAGAGATGCATTAGAAAGAAGAGATCCATCAGAACAAAATAACATGGTGTGAATATTTGAACTCTAAGGTGTAGTTACATTCCTTTTAATATGACATCGGTGTACATGTTACTGTTTCAGATTCTCCATGTCATTATATGGTTGAATATGACAATATTTACCCATCATTTGAATAATATTCAGTGAACAGTTTAGATGAATCTGGTCTTTAAACTGTGCCTATTTATCAATGATGTATGTTCAGAGTGCGAGCACTGATTCAGCCAGAGCAccagaaataaatacagctgACTGGACTAAGTATAAAGGGGCCGGAGGTGTGTAGGCTTTTGACTCCTATCACACGTCAAAGCAGATCCTTCTCTACATATCAGGACATGATACGTGAGGACGTGTGTTGTTGTGGAGCACAATCCCAGACAAACCAGTAGTTAAGTGTGAGACTCATGTGCAAATTGATTCTGATAATGTGTTACAGTGTTATAATCTTACattaaaagtgtggaagtgatTTATTTCTAGCTGCATATTATACAATATCTATCACATTTTCAGGGATAGGATTTCACCTAAAAGTAGGTaattcaataaaaaacaatgtgGGATATTGTGGCTCTACAAGGCCTCATAGTTCTGCATGATCCTGTATTGTCTTCTCTTCACTCAAGAAATAAGAGCTGAACTCTCACATGCTCTTTGGAAAGACTCTGCTCTTCTTCAGGGTTTTCAGCAAGCTGTCCCTGATCTCTTTAGTCCTCAGGCAGTAGATAATCGGATTCATGAGGGGAGGGAAGACGTTCTGAAACACAGCTGCCATGATGCGCAGATCTGCTGAGGTCCCAGGAATCCTGTAGGAGATGTAGACTCCTGCGGCTGTGAGGAAGAACACAGAAATGACCAGCAGATGTGAGCTGCAGGTGGAGAAGGTCTTGGCTCTGCCCTCTGCGCCGGAGATCTGCAGCACTGACCTCATGATCTTTGCATAGGACAGCAGGATGAGGGTGAGAGGGATGAGGAGAACAGACAGAGCGATGGTTAATCCCAGAACACTGTTGATGACAATGTTTGCACAGGCCAGTCTGAGCACTGAAGAATGATCACAGAAGCAGTGGAGGACTTTATCAGGTCCACAGAACGGCAAGCGCACAGCAAGAATCTGAGGAACAAGCATTGATAAAAACCCTCCAGCCCAACACCACACAATGTGCCTCATGACAAGACTGTTGCTTGTCATATTAGAGTAGTGAAGTGGGTGGCAGATGGCAAGATATCTGTCATATGCCATAACAGTCAAGAGAAAGACTTCTGCTGATGTCAGACTCAGGAGAAAAAACATCTGTGTGAAACAGGCACCGAAAGAAATTAATCCTGAACCAAACATGAAAACAGTTAACATTTTAGGGACAGTGATTGAGATCATGGAAATGTCCAGAATAGCCAGGTTACAAATCAGGATATACATGGGTGTGTGAAGGGACTCGTTTACAGCAAATATGATCACAATCAAGAGGTTTCCTGATACAGTGAGAATATAGACAGCCAGGAAGACCACAGACAGGACGGTCTTGCTCTCTTGGTCCTGCAGTCCAGGGAAGCCAAGGATGGTGAATTCTTTGACTGTAGATCCTGTGTGGTTTGAGTCCGACATGACTGAGAACAAATGGAACAGATTTAATAATAGTCTGGAAGACATACACACAAGACACAATATCTGCggatgcttttattttaaaaacatacttATATTAAAGTCCCTGATAGGTAACACTCGACAGCAGCGATTCTCAAAGTTGGGGTCGCCTGATATGTAGATGGAgtcatgagaaattgaaattGACTGAGAAAAAAGGAACAGATTTAATAATAGTCTggaagacatacacacacatctcttATGTGAATATCTGGTGATGCTGAACTGCCCTATAGAAATAAAGATAACCATAGAAAATAAGATTTTGGTATATTCAACGCTAATGTGCAGGGTCATCATATCTTTTTGCTATTTAGCCAGATAAGAGGTATTGTATTCTTCACTACTTTCATCAATTTaagaattttatttaaaataatacctGTTTatgctatttgtatatatttgtatatatatcaaCTGGCCGTCCTGCTGGAGTCACCTTTTACCTTGTCCCTGAACTGGGCAGGTCCACATGAGAGCAGTGTCAGCGCTGAGAGCTCCAGTATTTATGGCTGCTCCTGGTCCTGGAAGGCAGGCTAATGGCCCCATTAAGGAGCTGGTTGCAATTGTTAGGAGCATCGTGGGCAGCCCCAGAGCAGAGGGCAGAGGGGACAGTGAACTCCAGGGGTTGCAGGTGTTTTGATACTATATCACTTACAATAAAAgtaatacttaaaaataaatgaattacctTGACAGCAGTCTCACAGCAGTCTCCTATGAGAGGACTCTTAGTCTGGGGGGGGTGCCAAGAGACCAGATGGCTAACACGCATATGCAATACACTAGGTAGGAAGCCAGTTTCCCAGTAGAACTGTATAAACTTGAGCGGCAAGGCCCAGCTCACTGCCATACAAATGTCAGTCAGCAAAGCACCCAGAGAAAGGACAAAGGCCAAAGCTAGACACAAAAAGCTGGTACCAGTAAGCCTCGCACCAGTGGAGGCTGATTAGCACATAGTTGAGCATGAGGGTTCCAGTCGTTGAACCCAATGTGCAGTGGGAGGAAGATGGGGCATCCCTGTGCTTATTCAACAGTGAGGGAGAGGGATGCTGTCCATCATTCTGCCCAGGTGGTCACTGAGGGAACAGAGCCTGAAGTGTGCACAGATGGGGCAGGACTCAGGGTCCTCCAGGGCTCTGGGTTCGGCTGATACACGTCACCAGGGGCTCTCAGGGGGTGGTTTCATGCACCTCTGCAACGAAGTGCATCAAGTTGTCTCTCAGAGTTGCGCTGAGTTATGCTGAGTACACACTTAGATACCAAGGCGTATTGGCCCGGTATTGTGGTACACTGCTGTACTCTCTACTGAAACAGGCCTTGGCCTGACAGCAATGAGTGTTGTGCAACGCCAAGACTGCATGAGATAATATCTCAGGGTCTTGGGTGCGCAAAGGTAAGAAGGTTTTCAAAACTCAACTTCAAACAGCcctgggaggaggagagggaaagATCCCAGGCTATCCAGGGACCCAAGCGGCCTAGTGTTTAATACAGGGATGTATAACACTGGTCCTGGGCAACCCCAATCCACTTAATTTTATATGTCACCCTAAATCACtaatttctaaatactggggACACatgagttattaatcaattaatcaagcTAGTCAACCAAGGGAATTCTTCCCACAGGAGACTGCAGGTATTCAGATAATTCTTTGTATAGTTTCTAAAGGACTGAATTTACTGCCTGCTTCATTGATCAGAAATCATGAAATACTTctaggtgtttataaattggtcATACAAGGGTGACCTCTACAATCTGCTGGATAGGGGTTCTCCTAGACAAGGGTTGAACACCCCTGGTTTAATATATTGATCTGTGCAAAAACTAAGTCTAGTGTTGAGTATCAACAGAGTCTTAACTGC
It includes:
- the LOC136751715 gene encoding olfactory receptor 2A14-like, with translation MRHIVWCWAGGFLSMLVPQILAVRLPFCGPDKVLHCFCDHSSVLRLACANIVINSVLGLTIALSVLLIPLTLILLSYAKIMRSVLQISGAEGRAKTFSTCSSHLLVISVFFLTAAGVYISYRIPGTSADLRIMAAVFQNVFPPLMNPIIYCLRTKEIRDSLLKTLKKSRVFPKSM